Proteins from a genomic interval of Garciella nitratireducens DSM 15102:
- the argC gene encoding N-acetyl-gamma-glutamyl-phosphate reductase: protein MIKVGIVGATGYVGQQLTWLLYHHPKCEISFLTSNQYSKMNFSKIYGQYKGFINKKCIKIQEIDDYLDQTDVVFLALPHGKAFVLAKKCLAKGIKVIDMGADFRLKDPEIYEKWYQVKHDGVDFISQAVYGLPEIHREEIKEADFIANPGCYCTASILALIPLLKAGVMDPSSIIIDAASGVSGSGRSANTENLFTEVHESFKAYKVASHRHTPEIEQELSAASYDKKKIKITFTPHLAPMNRGILATCYGNLENKQSIEELYELYYKEYGEEYFIRILEDLPETRWVKGSNFCDIALRIDERSNRIIVISAIDNMGKGAAGQGIQNLNILFGLKEQEGLEMLAMMP from the coding sequence ATGATTAAAGTTGGAATCGTTGGAGCTACAGGATATGTTGGTCAACAATTAACATGGCTCTTATACCACCATCCAAAATGTGAGATTTCTTTTTTAACATCTAATCAGTATAGTAAAATGAATTTTTCTAAAATTTATGGTCAATATAAAGGATTTATAAATAAAAAATGTATAAAAATTCAAGAAATAGATGATTATCTTGATCAAACTGATGTGGTGTTTTTGGCACTTCCTCACGGAAAGGCCTTTGTTTTAGCAAAGAAATGTTTAGCAAAAGGAATAAAAGTGATTGATATGGGAGCGGATTTTCGCTTGAAAGATCCAGAGATTTATGAAAAATGGTATCAAGTAAAGCATGATGGAGTGGACTTTATTTCCCAAGCAGTGTATGGGTTACCAGAGATTCATAGGGAAGAGATCAAAGAAGCAGATTTTATTGCCAATCCAGGATGTTATTGTACAGCAAGTATTTTAGCTCTTATTCCTTTATTAAAAGCAGGAGTGATGGATCCTTCTTCTATTATTATAGATGCAGCTTCAGGAGTATCAGGCTCTGGACGAAGTGCGAATACGGAAAATTTATTTACAGAGGTTCATGAATCTTTTAAGGCTTATAAAGTGGCTAGTCATAGGCATACTCCAGAGATTGAGCAAGAGTTATCTGCGGCTTCTTATGATAAAAAAAAGATTAAAATAACTTTTACACCGCATTTAGCACCTATGAATCGGGGAATTTTAGCAACTTGTTATGGAAATTTAGAAAATAAACAATCTATTGAAGAGCTGTATGAGTTATATTATAAAGAATATGGGGAGGAATATTTTATCAGAATATTAGAAGATTTACCAGAGACAAGATGGGTAAAAGGCTCTAATTTTTGTGATATTGCTCTTCGAATTGATGAAAGAAGCAATCGGATTATTGTAATATCTGCTATTGATAATATGGGTAAAGGAGCTGCAGGACAGGGGATACAGAATTTAAATATTCTCTTTGGCTTAAAAGAACAAGAAGGATTAGAAATGTTGGCAATGATGCCTTAA